A region of the Mesoterricola sediminis genome:
CCTCCAGGTCCCGCTTGGGCTCCAGAGGATAGATGGTGGCGGTCTCCATGAACTGGCCCAGGCGGTTGATCACCGCGAGCTTGCAGCCGGTGCGGATGCCGGGGTCCACGCCCAGGGTGCAGAGCTGGCCCGCGGGGGGCGCCAGCAGGAGGTGGTCCAGGTTGGTCTGGAAGACCTTGATGGCCTCCAGGTCGGCCTTCTTCTTGGCCTCCACCCGCACGTCCGTTTCGAGGGTCGGAGCGAGGAGGCGATCGAAGGCGTCGCCGCACACGTCGTGGAGGAGGTTCCGGTAGGCGGAGCCCGCCTCGACCTTCACCCGGGACACGAGCTCGGTGACCAGCTTCTCCCGGTCCACGGTGAGCTTGACGGTGAGGATCTCCTCCTTCTCGCCGCGGCGGACCGCGAGGATGCGGTGGCCGGGCATCTTCCGGAGGGGTTCCTGGAACTGCCAGTAGGGCTTGAAGCGGAGGGCCTCGGAGGCGTCCTTCCGTTCCTCGCGCAGCTCCGCGTGGAGCAGGCCCGTGTCGTGGAAGACCTGGCGGAGCCAGGCGCGGACGTCGGCGTCCTCGGCGAGGCGCTCGGCCAGGATGTGGCCGGCCCCCTCCACGCACTGGCTGGGGGTCTCCAGGCCCTCGGCGCCCTCCTTGACATAGGCGGCGGCCAGCATGAGCGGATCGGCGCCCGAGGTGTCGGCCAGCAGGGCGTCCAGCAGGGGCTCGAGGCCCCGCTCCCGGGCGTCGGTGGCCTTGGTGCGCTTCTTGGGCTTGTAGGGGAGGTAGAGGTCTTCCAGTTCGGTCTTGGACCAGGCGGCCTCGATGCGGCCCCTGAGCTCGGGCGTCAGCTTGCCCTGCTTGTCGATGGTCTTGATCACCGTCTCCCGGCGGTCCAGGAGCTCCTTGAAATAGATGAGGCGCTCCTCGATGGCCCGGATCGCGACCTCGTCGAGGGACCCGGTGGCCTCCTTCCGGTAACGGGCAATGAACGGGACGGTGTTCCCCTCGTTCAAGAGCGCCGTCACGGCGGCCACGCCCGGCCTGGGCAGGGCAAGTTCCTGACAGATCCGATCGACCAGCAACTCCACGACACGTCCCTTCAAACTCACCTGAGCGGGTGAAAGGGCATCATACCCTAGGGGCCACGTACGAGCTAGGACCGGGTCCGGGCCCTGGGATGGGCCGATTCGTAGGTCCGCGCGAGGCTCTCCAGGTCGAGGTGGGTGTAGCGCTGGGTGGTGCTGAGGCTGGCGTGGCCCAGGAGCTCCTGGATGGCCCGGAGGTCCATGCCGTGGTTGAGGAGGTGCGTGGCGAAGCTGTGGCGGAGGGCGTGGGGGCTGACCTTGGCGCGGACCGAGGCCCGCTCGATGGCCTTGGCCAGGAAGGTCCGGACGCTGGCGGGGGTGAGCCGGCCCCCGCGCTGGTTGATCAGCAGGGCCGGGGTGGCCGGCAGCTCCCGGGCCGCGAGGAAGGCGCCGCGGTGGACGAGGTAGGCCTCGAGCATGCGGCCCGCGGTCTCGTGGTAGGGCACGAGCCGCTCCTTGGACCCCTTCCCCAGCACCCGCAGGGTCCGGGCCTCGGCCAGGATGTCCTGGAGATCCAGGCCCGTGAGTTCCGACACCCGGAGTCCGCAGGCGTAGAGAAGTTCAAGGATGCAGCGCAGGCGCGAGGTCGGAAAATCCCGGGGTTCCTCCAGCTCCAGCAGGGCCCCGCTCTCGGGTTCCGTCAGGAAGGCCGGAAGGCGCCGCGGCAGCTTGGGGTTCCGGAGGCCCGCGGCCGGGTCCGCCGCGATCCGCCGGGTCTCGAAGAGCCACTTGAAGAAGGTGCGCGTGGTGGAGAGGATGCGGGCCTGGCTCGCGGGATCCAGGCCGCGCTCGCCGAGCTCCAGCGCGAAGGCCCGAAGGACCCGAGGCTTCACCTCCCACCCCTCCCAGCCCTCGCCGCAGGCGTGGGCCACGAGCTTGTCCAGGTCGCCCTTCCGGGCGCGGAGCGTGTGCGGGGAGACGCCCCGGGCCCGCTCCTCCAGGAGGAACGCGGCGGGGGCTTCGGAAAGGGCGGGCGTCGGCATGGGACCTGTTCGAAGGGTACGATACCCCGCGGAGTGATACCATGACAGGAGGAGTCCCGATTGATCCAGACGATCCCTGATCTGTTCTACACGGCCCTGGAGCGGGATTACAGCGACGCCCTGGCGCACCGGACCGGCGGCGTCTGGACCTGCCTCTCCCACCGGGAGATCCAGGCGCGGGTGGAGCGCCTCGCCCTGGCCCTCGACGCCCGGGGCCTGGTCCGGGGGGACCGGGTGGCCGTCCTTTCCGAGAACCGGCCCGAATGGGCCGTGGCCGACTACGCCTGCGCGGCCATGGGCATCGTCACGGTGCCCGTCTACCCCACCCTGAACCTGCCCCAGACCGCCCACATCCTCCACCACAGCGGGTCCCGCTGGATCTTCTGCTCGACGCCGGACCAACTGGCCAAGGTCCTCGAGCTCTGGCCCGGGCTGCCCGACCTGGAGGCCGCCGTGCTCATGGCCGGCGACGTCCCCGCCGGCTGCCCCCGCCCCGTCCTCGCCTGGGCGGACCTCGCCGCCGAGGGCCAGGCCCAGGAGGACCGCCGCCCCGAGGTCCGCGCGCGGGCCGCGCAGATCCGGCCCGAGGACCTCCTGACCCTCATCTACACCTCCGGGACCACCGGCGACCCCAAGGGCGTCATGCTCACCCACGGGAACCTCACCGCCAACATCCGCCTCGGCCTGGAGGCCATGGAGGTGGTGCCCGGCCAGCGGTGCCTCTCCATCCTGCCCATGTCCCACATCTTCGAGCGCATGGGCGGGCACTACACCATGTTCCACGCGGGGGTCTCCATCTACTACGCGGAGAGCCTGCAGACCGTGGCCCGGGACCTGGAGGAGGTCCGCCCCCAGATCCTCCTGGCCGTGCCCCGCATCTTCGAGAAGTTCTACGCCAAGGTCCGGGAGCAGGTGAACGCCGGGGGCCTGCCCCGGCGCCTCGTCTTCCACTGGATCACCGCCCTCGGGGCCCGCATGGCCCAGTACCGCTACCGGGACCTGCCCCTGCCCCTCCCCCTGCGGCTGGCCGCGGCGGTCTGCGACCTCCTCGTCTTCCGCAAGGTGCGCGCCCGCCTCGGCGGACGGATCAACATGTGCGCCGTGGGCGGGGCCGCCATCCATCCCCGGATCCTGGAGTTCTTCTGGGGCGCGGGCATCCCGCTCTTCGAAGGCTACGGCATGACGGAGACGAGCCCGCTCCTGACCCTCTCCCGCAAGGGCGACATGTGCCCCGGCAGCGTCGGCCGGCCCATCCTGGACACCTGGGCGGGCCGCCCCTTCCTGCGCATCGGCGAGGATGGCGAGATCCTCGTCCAGGGCCCCACCATCATGGGGGGCTACTGGCGCAACCCGGAGGCCACCGCGGAGGCCATCGACGCCGAGGGCTGGTTCCACACCGGCGACATCGGGGAGATGGACGCGGCCGGCCGGGTCCGGATCACCGACCGGAAGAAGGAGATCATCTGCACCTCCGGCGGCAAGAACGTGGCCCCCCAGCCCCTGGAGAACGCCCTCCGGGCGGACAAGTACATCGAGCAGGCCATCGTGATCGGCGAGGGCCGGAACTTCATCAGCGCCCTCATCGTCCCCAATTTCGCCAACCTGCGCCTCTGGGCGGACTACCGGAAGGTCCCCTACACCTCCGACGCGGACCTGGCCGGCCGGCCCGAGGCCGTGGCCAAGGTCATGCGCAGGGTCGAGCGCATCAACGCCCGCTTTTCCAACTATGAGCGGGTCAAGAAGATCGCCCTCCTGGACGCGGAGCTGACCCCGGACAGCGGCCTCCTCACCCCCTCCCTGAAGGTGCGGCGACGGGCGGTGGACGAGGCCTTCCGGGACCGCATCGACGCCCTCTACGGCGGCTGAATTCGGGCTTGCAACGGCAGCGGGCCGGACTAACATGGGACATCCTTCCGCCCGAGTCACCGGCTAACTGTTGGAGGCACGATCCATGCGACTCCCAGTACCGTTCCCGCTCATGCTCGCTTGTCTGGTCGCATATGCCCAGCCGCCCGCCACCCCCGCCCGGGCCCAGGCCCTCGTGCGGAAGGCCATCGCCTACGCCCGGACCCACGGGCTCGAGGCCCTCTTCCGCCAGACCAACGAGGCCAACGGCACCTTCAACGTGGGCAGCGGCGGGGAGATGTACCTCTTCGTCTACGACGAGAAGGGGGTCTGCAAGGCCATCGGCTTCAACGCCGCCGTCCTCGTCGGGAAGAACCGGATCGACCTCCGGGACTCGGACGGGAAGGCCTACCTCCAGGAGATGATCCGGGTCGCCCGCACCCAGGGGCGGGGCTGGGTGGACTACCGCTACCCGGATCCGGTCACCGGCCGGGTGGTCCCCAAGACCTCCTATGTCGAATGGTATGAAGGACTTTTATTCGGCTGCGGCGTCTACCGGCGGTAGCCCAGCTTGACCCCCGGCGGGAGGGCCACCTACCCTGGGACCAGGAGCCTGCCTTGAAACTCACCCAGGGGGAGAAATCCGAACGCAGCCAGGCCGCCATTCTCCAGGCGGCCCTTCGACTTTTTTCCAAACAGGGGTACCGGGGCACGAGCATCCGCGAGATCGCCGAGGCGGCGGGCCTCTCCACCGGGAACGTGTATCACCACTTCCCCGACAAGGAGACCCTCTTCACCACGCTCCTGGGCCAATACTTCGAGGCCATCGAAAGCCCTGAATTCCCCTTCAACAAGGCCCTGGCCGCCGGAGCCTTCCCGGACGACCTGGAGGCCCTCGCCCGGGCCACGGAGGAGAGCATCCGCACCTTCCGGCCCTACGTCGCGCTCATCTATATCGACGTGGTGGAGTTCGACGGCACCCACATCCGCAAGTTCTACGCGGAGATGTCCAGCCGCTTCAACGCCTTCCTCAACCGCCGCTATCCGGACGACGCCCTCCAGGGCAAGCTGGCCCCCGGCATCCAGCCGAACACGGCCCTCATGCTGGCCAGCCGCGTTTTCCTCCACTACTTCGCCGTGGAAATCCTCTTCGGGGTGCCGGACCAGTTCGGCCAGGGGACGGAACGAACGGTGTCGGAGATCTCCGAGATCCTGCGCAAGGGCATGCTGGCGGACGCCGCCCGCCGGCCGTGAAGCCCCAGGCCACGCCGGGACTTGACGCCCCGGAACCCGCCCGCCAATCTACAAACCAAACACTCGTTATTTCATGGCGCGGACGGGGCCCCTTCCGTTCCCGGTCCGCCGCCGGGGGGAATCCATGAACACCCTGACCATCCTGATCGCCGCCGTGGCCGCGACCGTCTGCGCGGTGGGCGTCGCCGCCGGCCGCAAGGTGATGAAAGACCCCTTGAAGCTGTACAACCGTGCCGCCCGGCGGTCCCTGGTCTCCAAGGGCCTGCGGCAGATCCAGGTGGCGTCCCCCTCCGGCCCCCAGAGCGCCTTCGTCGGCGGCGAGGGCCCCGTCCTCGTCCTGCTCCACGGGGCCGGGGACCAGGCCGGGACCTGGTCGCGGGTGGCCCCGGAGCTCCTGGAAGGCCGCACGCTGATCCTCCCCGACCTGGCCGGGCACGGGGACAGCGCCCCCGCCGAAGGCCCCATCGACACCTCCGCCGTCTACCACGGGCTGGAGGCCATCCTCGCCTCCGAGCTGAAGGGCCGGAAGGCCGTGGTCGCCGGCAACTCCCTGGGGGCCTGGATGGCCATGGTCCTCGCCGACCGCCATCCCGACTGGGTCGAGCGCGTCATCGCCATCAACGGCGGCCCCCTCATCGGCACCAGCAGCGTCAGGCTCCTGCCCCGGACCCGCGAGGAGGCCCGGGAAGCCTTCGCGGCCCTGCGGGATCCCGGCAGCCCCGCCGTGCCCGACGCCGTCCTGGATGAGATGGTGCGGGACGCCCCCACGAGCCCCCTGGCCCGGTTCGCGTCCACCGCCGCCACCATGCTGCCCTGGGTCATGGACGAGGCGAAGCTCCGCACCTTCCAGACCCCCGTGACCCTCGTGTGGGGCGTGTCCGACCGGATGATGGACCTGGCCTACGCCGACCGGATGCTGCAGGCCCTCCCCGGCGCCCGCCTCATCCGGATCGAAGGCTGCGGCCACGTCCCCCACCAGGAATCCCCCGCCCGCTTCCTCGAGGCCTTCCGCCAGGCCCTCTAGCAGCCATTCGGACGACCTCCCCAGGGGTTGGAGGCGAACCGGCCTCCCGCTTGCCCTCGGCAACCTCGGCGAGGGCTTGCTCAAGCGCCGGTCGGCGCAACGAGGATCCGCGCCGAAGCTCCTGTCGGAAAGCCCCTCGCCGAGCCGCCGAGGCCGGGGCCGGCTTTCGGGCCAGGCCGCGGCCCTGGCGTTCCCCTGCCTCGGGCGCGGTCCGGGTGGCCGCCGCCGGGATCGCCCTTGGCCCCCCTCGGGCCATCGTCCGTCCCGGCGGCGGTTCTCGTCAGGCTTCCTGCCAGGGGCCCCACTGGATCACCGTGGAGGCCCACACGAAGCCGAGTCCGGCGCCCACGAACACGATGCGGGAGCCGTCCTGGATCTTGCCGTCGCGCAGGCCCAGCTCCAGGCTCAGCACCTGGTCGTTCTGGCCCACGTGGCCGTAGTCGTCGAGGTACGTGGTCTGGTCCTGCCGCAGGCCGAGCTCGGCCAGCACGGCGTCATGGGCGCTGCGCTTGAAGTGCAGGATGGCCAGGTAGTCGATGGCGTCCCCCTCGAAACCGGAGAGGCGCATGGACTCGCGGATGACCGCGTAGAAGTTGGGCATGGTCACTTCGCCGAGCTTGGCCTTGAAGGCCTCCTCGTCGGGGACCACGAAATGGGCCCTGGCCTCGTCGCCGGGCGCCGGGGGCCAGGCCTTGGAGCCCAGGGCTGGCACCACGCACATCTCGGAGAGGGAGCCGTCCCCGCGGAAGGCCGAGGCGAGCACCGCGTTGCGGCCGGCGTTCTTCCTGAGCACCAGGGCGCTGCCGCCGGAGCCGATGTCCATCATGAACCGGGTCTCGGGCACGCTGATGTCGATGAGGTCGTTGTTGCGGTAGCCGCTGACGAGGAGCACGGTGTCCAGGTCCTGGCGCGCGAGCATGAGGCTCTTGGCCACGTCCAGGGCGGCCATCATGGAGCCGCACATGGCCTCCATGTCGAAGCTCCAGGCCTTCTTCGCCCCGAGCTGGTCCGCGACGTAGAGCCCCGCCAGCCAGCAGGGGTAGTCCTTGTGCTGGGCGCCGCACCAGATCACCAGGTCGACGCTGGAGGGGTCGACCCCGGCCTGGTCCAGGGCCTTCCGGGCGGCGGCGAGCCCCATGAAGGCGGTCGTCTCGCCGGGGCCGGCGACCGGCTTCTCCTTGACGCCGAACTTGACCGCGATGACCGCCTCCGGGACCCCCGTGGCCGCCGCCAGCTCGGCGGCGGTCACGCGCCCGTTAGGCAGCCAGGTCCCGTGGCCGATGATGCCCACATGCATAAACGCCCCCTGTTAGAAGTGAATCGGATCTCATTTTGTCTACCCCCTCCGGCGCCGGACTGTCAAGCCGATCCGGCGGAAAAAACGAGGATTGACGCGTTTAATATTGTGATTTCTGCAATTAAAATTTATGCGATCTCCCGGCCCAGGAATCCCTTGCCCGCTCTGGGCCCCGGTTTTACACTTTTGCAAATACCGAATCAGGTCTCACACCCCCCGCCCGCGCCCGTGGGCCAAGGAGTCCAGTCATGGCAACGGAGAACCGAGGAAATCCGAAGACGGAGGAGCGCCTCGTGTCCGCGGCCGTGAGCCTGTTCGCGCGCAAATGGTACGGCACCGTGTCGGTGGCCGAGATCTGCCGTGCGGCAGGATTGTCCAACGGCGTCTTCTACCGCTACTACGACGGCAAGGAGACC
Encoded here:
- a CDS encoding tyrosine recombinase XerC, which translates into the protein MPTPALSEAPAAFLLEERARGVSPHTLRARKGDLDKLVAHACGEGWEGWEVKPRVLRAFALELGERGLDPASQARILSTTRTFFKWLFETRRIAADPAAGLRNPKLPRRLPAFLTEPESGALLELEEPRDFPTSRLRCILELLYACGLRVSELTGLDLQDILAEARTLRVLGKGSKERLVPYHETAGRMLEAYLVHRGAFLAARELPATPALLINQRGGRLTPASVRTFLAKAIERASVRAKVSPHALRHSFATHLLNHGMDLRAIQELLGHASLSTTQRYTHLDLESLARTYESAHPRARTRS
- a CDS encoding AMP-dependent synthetase/ligase — its product is MIQTIPDLFYTALERDYSDALAHRTGGVWTCLSHREIQARVERLALALDARGLVRGDRVAVLSENRPEWAVADYACAAMGIVTVPVYPTLNLPQTAHILHHSGSRWIFCSTPDQLAKVLELWPGLPDLEAAVLMAGDVPAGCPRPVLAWADLAAEGQAQEDRRPEVRARAAQIRPEDLLTLIYTSGTTGDPKGVMLTHGNLTANIRLGLEAMEVVPGQRCLSILPMSHIFERMGGHYTMFHAGVSIYYAESLQTVARDLEEVRPQILLAVPRIFEKFYAKVREQVNAGGLPRRLVFHWITALGARMAQYRYRDLPLPLPLRLAAAVCDLLVFRKVRARLGGRINMCAVGGAAIHPRILEFFWGAGIPLFEGYGMTETSPLLTLSRKGDMCPGSVGRPILDTWAGRPFLRIGEDGEILVQGPTIMGGYWRNPEATAEAIDAEGWFHTGDIGEMDAAGRVRITDRKKEIICTSGGKNVAPQPLENALRADKYIEQAIVIGEGRNFISALIVPNFANLRLWADYRKVPYTSDADLAGRPEAVAKVMRRVERINARFSNYERVKKIALLDAELTPDSGLLTPSLKVRRRAVDEAFRDRIDALYGG
- a CDS encoding cache domain-containing protein, which translates into the protein MRLPVPFPLMLACLVAYAQPPATPARAQALVRKAIAYARTHGLEALFRQTNEANGTFNVGSGGEMYLFVYDEKGVCKAIGFNAAVLVGKNRIDLRDSDGKAYLQEMIRVARTQGRGWVDYRYPDPVTGRVVPKTSYVEWYEGLLFGCGVYRR
- a CDS encoding TetR/AcrR family transcriptional regulator, which produces MKLTQGEKSERSQAAILQAALRLFSKQGYRGTSIREIAEAAGLSTGNVYHHFPDKETLFTTLLGQYFEAIESPEFPFNKALAAGAFPDDLEALARATEESIRTFRPYVALIYIDVVEFDGTHIRKFYAEMSSRFNAFLNRRYPDDALQGKLAPGIQPNTALMLASRVFLHYFAVEILFGVPDQFGQGTERTVSEISEILRKGMLADAARRP
- a CDS encoding alpha/beta fold hydrolase, which codes for MNTLTILIAAVAATVCAVGVAAGRKVMKDPLKLYNRAARRSLVSKGLRQIQVASPSGPQSAFVGGEGPVLVLLHGAGDQAGTWSRVAPELLEGRTLILPDLAGHGDSAPAEGPIDTSAVYHGLEAILASELKGRKAVVAGNSLGAWMAMVLADRHPDWVERVIAINGGPLIGTSSVRLLPRTREEAREAFAALRDPGSPAVPDAVLDEMVRDAPTSPLARFASTAATMLPWVMDEAKLRTFQTPVTLVWGVSDRMMDLAYADRMLQALPGARLIRIEGCGHVPHQESPARFLEAFRQAL
- a CDS encoding 3-oxoacyl-ACP synthase, yielding MHVGIIGHGTWLPNGRVTAAELAAATGVPEAVIAVKFGVKEKPVAGPGETTAFMGLAAARKALDQAGVDPSSVDLVIWCGAQHKDYPCWLAGLYVADQLGAKKAWSFDMEAMCGSMMAALDVAKSLMLARQDLDTVLLVSGYRNNDLIDISVPETRFMMDIGSGGSALVLRKNAGRNAVLASAFRGDGSLSEMCVVPALGSKAWPPAPGDEARAHFVVPDEEAFKAKLGEVTMPNFYAVIRESMRLSGFEGDAIDYLAILHFKRSAHDAVLAELGLRQDQTTYLDDYGHVGQNDQVLSLELGLRDGKIQDGSRIVFVGAGLGFVWASTVIQWGPWQEA